A single window of Aspergillus oryzae RIB40 DNA, chromosome 8 DNA harbors:
- a CDS encoding uncharacterized protein (predicted protein) — MSDPTAKLACDREYPSCTRCRKTGNSDSCSYDDSPAPSRNKQQRSDVLGQNRPVLTAAPAPENAASSAFLESYRDNHNNRPIVSDLTEHAGTWQLIGGDVDGATTIKERPAIKADVTELTYPPEPKPTEAVVFRGENYKTQYYGSTNPTSLIGHFPELRSYMKETIKHHASLPGVQKELKALDTKWKYEKPHNLPVKTADLLLLLPDQAEMDAAIRLYFDTLETMYRILHRPTFMEEYEQLQQDRTAAKPGFIVLVLLIMATVSCTTATDRTYVGSSSIGRERGSLWIETAEAWLGKQSKKNIYLVIWQIRCLLVLAKQMCRYKKKRMWSVAGDLVREGMAAGFHRDPSRLGGKISFFDQEIRRRLWATMAELELQASVERGMPSALAAIRMDCAPPVDIDDEDLRPECDSTQIQESPSHNTSTSFLHLCRHSLDLRVSLNSRMNDLTSDLPYEDILRYEDMIMSELRKLPSPTESNEDTTDRKLSQMARVVLDLQLRQFLVLLHAPFARKTEINSRYAVSRMVCFNAAASLIDQHWRLVQSGNPMLLLLRHDYFRGALSLTHYAYVSSGIQAFRWLINMSADLCFPVDHNALLQYIQNALTMLEDSITYLGTGFTYHWYISAAISFLRSQSQPAKPSALKQEAINQVVRQYYRVLASQEQFPRAKERIYSSRFRQGNPSEAERHFDVLDPGEMSLDDVGFPQFDPTVPSMDQYFFGDPAAWTFDNLWEVA; from the exons ATGTCCGACCCCACAGC GAAACTTGCTTGCGACCGTGAATACCCGTCCTGCACTCGCTGTCGCAAGACCGGCAACTCTGATTCCTGCTCATACGACGACTCTCCTGCTCCATCGCGTAATAAACAGCAAAGATCAGACGTGCTGGGGCAGAACAGACCCGTGCTTACTGCTGCCCCGGCCCCAGAGAACGCTGCCTCGTCTGCGTTTTTGGAGAGCTACAGAGACAATCATAACAATAGACCTATTGTCTCGGACCTAACGGAGCACGCAGGTACTTGGCAGCTGATAGGTGGTGATGTCGATGGAGCTACCACTATTAAAGAGCGACCGGCCATTAAAGCCGACGTGACTGAACTCACATATCCTCCTGAGCCGAAGCCAACCGAGGCGGTGGTCTTCCGAGGGGAGAACTACAAGACCCAGTATTATGGAAGTACAAATCCGACTAGTTTGATCGGTCAT TTCCCCGAGCTTCGGTCTTACATGAAGGAGACGATCAAACACCATGCTTCTTTACCCGGTGTCCAAAAAGAACTCAAAGCATTGGACACGAAATGGAAATACGAAAAACCTCATAACCTGCCAGTCAAAACTGCAGACCTGTTGCTTCTGCTCCCAGACCAGGCAGAGATGGACGCGGCTATTCGGTTGTATTTCGATACACTCGAGACGATGTATAGAATTTTGCACAGGCCCACTTTTATGGAGGAGTATGAACAATTGCAGCAGGATCGGACTGCCGCAAAGCCCGGATTCATTGTCCTCGTTCTACTGATCATGGCTACTGTCAGCTGCACAACCGCAACCGACCGAACATACGTAGGCAGCAGCAGTATCGGTCGAGAACGGGGATCATTGTGGATCGAAACCGCGGAAGCATGGcttggaaagcaaagcaagaaaaatatCTACTTGGTTATATGGCAGATTCGCTGTCTACTGGTGCTGGCAAAACAGATGTGCCGctacaagaagaagcgcatgTGGTCGGTGGCAGGCGACTTGGTGAGAGAGGGAATGGCAGCTGGCTTTCATCGCGACCCGAGTCGTCTGGGAGGCAAGATATCCTTTTTCGACCAGGAGATCCGCCGACGACTGTGGGCAACAATGGCAGAGTTGGAGTTACAGGCCTCTGTTGAACGCGGAATGCCGTCGGCACTAGCTGCAATCCGAATGGATTGTGCCCCTCCAGTTGacatcgatgatgaagatctcAGACCCGAATGCGATTCTACCCAGATACAGGAATCACCTAGTCACAATACCTCGACTTCCTTCCTGCACCTATGTAGGCACAGCCTCGACCTGCGCGTGTCATTGAATTCTCGGATGAATGACCTAACCTCGGATCTGCCATATGAGGATATCCTCAGATATGAAGACATGATCATGAGTGAACTTCGGAAGCTCCCCTCGCCAACCGAAAGCAACGAGGATACTACTGACAGAAAGCTATCTCAGATGGCAAGGGTAGTCCTTGATCTGCAACTCCGGCAATTCTTGGTCTTGCTACATGCCCCCTTCGCCAGGAAGACAGAGATCAACTCACGATATGCAGTGTCAAGGATGGTTTGTTTTAACGCAGCTGCCAGCTTGATTGACCAGCATTGGAGGCTGGTACAGTCTGGAAATCCCATGTTATTGCTGTTGAGACATGACTACTTCCGCGGAGCATTAAGCCTTACTCACTACGCATATGTATCTTCAGGTATTCAAG CATTCCGTTGGTTAATTAATATGTCAGCCGATCTATGTTTTCCAGTCGACCACAACGCATTATTGCAGTATATCCAAAACGCTCTCACCATGCTGGAGGACAGCATCACCTATCTCGGAACCGGATTCACATACCATTGGTACATTTCTGCTGCGATATCCTTTCTCCGATCACAGTCGCAACCGGCGAAGCCCAGCGCACTCAAGCAGGAAGCGATTAACCAAGTCGTGAGACAGTATTACCGAGTTCTTGCGTCCCAAGAGCAATTTCCTCGTGCGAAGGAGAGGATCTATTCATCACGATTCAGACAG GGAAACCCATCGGAAGCTGAGCGACACTTCGATGTGTTAGACCCAGGGGAGATGTCCTTAGATGATGTGGGATTCCCTCAG TTCGATCCGACGGTTCCCTCAATGGATCAGTATTTCTTTGGTGACCCTGCGGCTTGGACATTTGATAATCTCTGGGAGGTTGCATAG
- a CDS encoding O-methyltransferase (predicted O-methyltransferase) — MSTNTTLPTAKEVDSYVVSHLVSTDQALTDTISSCAKSGIPPIAISPAQGKFLSLLTKMSGAHNVLEIGTLGGYSSIWFARALNANGKKGKVTSIEILEDRRELAMQNLRNAGVKVPDEAEVLLGPGLEVLPRLEEEIQQGKRPKFDFVFIDADWDNQWQYFDYGVKLAKGPGAVILIDNVVQAMLGDGIVGPEKRKQGAISVVEKVGQDRRVEAALVQTLGTKSHDGFLMALVV; from the coding sequence ATGTCCACCAACACCACGCTCCCAACCGCCAAGGAAGTCGATTCATACGTCGTGTCCCATCTAGTCTCAACCGACCAAGCTCTAACCGACACTATCTCCAGCTGTGCCAAAAGTGGAATACCACCAATTGCCATCTCCCCGGCTCAGGGCAAATTCCTTTCGCTGTTGACCAAGATGTCGGGCGCACACAACGTGCTGGAAATCGGCACATTGGGCGGTTACTCCAGCATCTGGTTCGCCAGGGCCCTGAATGCCAATGGcaaaaaggggaaagtgACTAGCATCGAGATTCTCGAAGACAGGCGAGAGCTTGCTATGCAAAATCTGCGCAATGCTGGGGTCAAAGTTCCGGACGAGGCCGAGGTGTTGCTCGGACCTGGTCTGGAAGTATTGCCCCGACTAGAAGAGGAGATCCAGCAAGGGAAGCGACCGAAGTTCGATTTTGTGTTCATTGATGCGGACTGGGATAACCAGTGGCAGTATTTCGACTATGGTGTCAAACTAGCCAAGGGCCCTGGGGCTGTCATATTGATTGACAACGTCGTTCAGGCCATGCTGGGAGATGGGATTGTGGGGCCGGAGAAACGTAAGCAAGGAGCTATATCCGTTGTGGAAAAGGTTGGACAAGATAGGCGAGTGGAGGCAGCTCTTGTACAGACTCTGGGTACAAAGAGCCACGATGGATTCCTGATGGCTCTGGTTGTAtaa
- a CDS encoding potassium channel family protein (tandem pore domain K+ channel), giving the protein MSNCKKSVQTWGESRNVFELPDPSHSVPSRWWRSASPFPVMAVIAILIAGITIRVSSRMVALKAISLALAALSYITLILTMMCKRNPQQGFIVTISGWLIAGALLFSLIGVNARRHPIMQSRQPWKYTQSYFYGIMAAGLYTLIAILLAVYTATARSVPLSRHDRRIVEYTSIILRTITFIAFLTGGAGVYSAVEGWSFMDAVYFTDYTVLTIGIGNIVPKTHLGRSLLFPYATAGIITLGLVISSIQSFGNSIRHMKLKFEIQEARNKLLEQKRPTHYEHNDSRTLCSIPSTTTFPQTSDVVELQRIRYDFNQRVRWMALIFFVVAWFVLWLLSAAVFRRSERGQNWTYFTALYFTYTSLTTIGYGDFYPTSNFGKVFFVFWSLLAIPVLTNLVTAMGEIGVRTLVYFAGYVLRLGKMRRKSGHGVKNCSDTEPLGNFEEAITGHKYTRDKEHFDD; this is encoded by the exons ATGTCGAACTGCAAGAAATCAGTCCAAACTTGGGGAGAATCTCGTAATGTCTTCGAGCTCCCTGACCCCTCTCACAGCGTGCCCAGCCGCTGGTGGCGTAGTGCATCACCCTTCCCTGTTATGGCGGTAATTGCCATTCTCATAGCT GGTATAACAATCAGAGTATCCTCCAGGATGGTCGCGCTCAAAGCAATATCCTTAGCTCTGGCCGCCTTATCATACATAACTCTaatattgacaatgatgtGCAAACGGAACCCGCAACAAGGATTTATTGTGACAATATCCGGCTGGTTGATTGCAGGCGCGTTATTGTTCAGTCTCATAGGCGTCAACGCTCGACGACATCCTATAATGCAATCACGACAGCCATGGAAGTATACACAGAGCTACTTCTACGGCATCATGGCTGCAGGTCTGTATACCTTGATTGCTATTTTACTAGCAGTTTATACTGCCACTGCGCGCTCAGTCCCTTTAAGTCGGCATGACAGGAGAATAGTGGAATATACAAGCATCATCCTGCGAACTATCACATTTATAGCATTTCTTACTGGTGGAGCCGGCGTATACAGCGCTGTTGAAGGGTGGTCTTTCATGGACGCCGTGTACTTTACCGACTACACAGTTCTCACGATTGGAATCGGAAATATTGTTCCCAAAACGCATCTCGGAAGAAGCCTGCTATTCCCGTACGCCACTGCCGGGATCATCACGTTGGGTCTCGTTATTAGCTCGATACAATCGTTTGGAAATAGCATCAGACATATGAAACTCAAGTTCGAGATCCAAGAAGCACGCAACAAGCTTCTGGAACAAAAGAGACCCACACATTATGAGCACAATGACAGTAGAACGTTGTGTAGCATACCATCCACTACCACATTTCCTCAAACGAGTGACGTGGTGGAGCTCCAGCGCATCCGATACGACTTCAACCAAAGAGTCCGATGGATGGCCCTTATATTTTTCGTCGTGGCCTGGTTTGTCCTGTGGCTTCTCAGCGCCGCAGTATTTCGTCGATCGGAACGCGGCCAGAACTGGACCTACTTCACAGCTCTTTATTTTACATACACTTCGCTAACAACCATTGGCTACGGTGACTTCTATCCGACCAGCAATTTTGGCAAGGTTTTTTTCGTCTTCTGGTCTCTACTCGCTATTCCAGTTCTGACCAATCTTGTCACTGCCATGGGTGAGATAGGTGTACGGACGCTTGTTTATTTTGCCGGTTATGTCTTGAGACTAGgcaaaatgagaagaaagagtggGCATGGCGTGAAGAACTGCTCAGATACAGAGCCCCTGGGAAATT TTGAGGAAGCCATCACAGGACATAAGTACACCAGGGACAAGGAGCACTTTGACGACTAA
- a CDS encoding uncharacterized protein (predicted protein): MPPKRRSANAGRATCPSEEDNPASSTTTSNQSWKLKFNDRQLERKRQADRITQRRMREPSKQTAAAFKEKLELLMDGNHKALVERTLAENEDLVAKVKTFQAKFEQIYLASKECLGLDEGPGRVDTLVSGVTGLPGVPDPCLTSSGLEAPSGSNQDVPVVEQRSNLCRTFA; encoded by the coding sequence ATGCCACCTAAGAGAAGATCAGCGAACGCAGGCAGGGCTACCTGTCCCTCGGAGGAAGACAACCCAGCCTCTTCCACTACCACATCGAACCAGTCATGGAAACTTAAGTTCAACGACAGGCAACTAGAGCGAAAACGCCAGGCCGACCGGATCACCCAGAGGAGGATGCGGGAGCCGTCAAAGCAGACTGCTGCAGCCTTTAAGGAAAAATTGGAACTTCTCATGGACGGCAACCACAAAGCTCTGGTGGAGCGGACTCTAGCCGAGAATGAGGACCTGGTGGCAAAAGTAAAAACGTTCCAAGCTAAGTTTGAGCAAATTTATTTGGCTTCAAAAGAGTGTCTGGGGTTAGATGAAGGACCTGGGAGAGTAGACACTCTAGTCTCTGGCGTCACCGGCCTTCCAGGCGTTCCAGACCCCTGTCTCACATCTTCGGGATTGGAGGCACCCTCCGGCTCCAACCAGGATGTTCCTGTTGTTGAACAGAGAAGCAACCTCTGCAGAACCTTCGCGTAG
- a CDS encoding uncharacterized protein (predicted protein), which produces MSINRFTEAIMAWKYSMGLNNGLQLLVEHFKAQGYAAHGKNLNRVPNWLLYFVSDKSNLDVLHERLLSSDFNERLLGLLVGDSDTGASLPCEKQTLLPLSPLDVVRRKTAYLAYRIVAPWQDCCRSHAEMIAIFWTQFRHLLVRFPSPFSRIKAYRNFRSFLSSHLPKTSLDAPAGIDRHPHGFSTTIPDV; this is translated from the coding sequence ATGTCTATCAATCGTTTTACGGAGGCCATAATGGCCTGGAAATACTCTATGGGACTCAACAATGGTCTGCAGCTCCTAGTGGAACACTTCAAGGCGCAGGGATATGCCGCGCATGGTAAGAACTTGAACCGAGTTCCAAATTGGCTTTTGTACTTCGTATCTGATAAATCAAATCTAGATGTCCTGCACGAAAGGTTGCTTTCTTCTGACTTCAATGAAAGGCTTCTGGGCCTCCTCGTGGGTGATAGTGATACAGGCGCATCCCTTCCGTGCGAAAAGCAGACACTGCTGCCACTGAGCCCTCTAGATGTAGTGCGCCGGAAGACTGCCTATCTGGCCTATAGAATCGTGGCGCCGTGGCAAGATTGCTGTCGTTCTCACGCCGAGATGATTGCAATATTCTGGACCCAGTTCCGACATCTGCTGGTACGCTTCCCTTCGCCTTTTTCCCGTATTAAGGCTTACCGTAATTTTCGCAGCTTTTTATCTTCCCATCTTCCGAAAACTTCGCTCGATGCCCCTGCTGGTATCGACCGACACCCGCACGGcttctccaccaccatcccGGATGTCTAG
- a CDS encoding uncharacterized protein (predicted protein), with the protein METLIRNLILGFKVRTAGFKPDQPLIRVKPNNNDLELTNEFEQALTDVSNFSMQANFIAQYPDLAPYIRADIRSFAPTLPPSVSLPRPTPSLPVGTQALEPDTLWPQPRLFSQSTMQHPPNPLYSSPYLYPTEGYRKEQTMVCPGSTVPIMGGNRDNQPLFTHSSLDSFSNTGNAETLDLSGLQSGDYFDPNLPRSLPSFNPPVVDNPRDPCTAGSLDLDSWDMFGGGDILQIPPSQ; encoded by the coding sequence ATGGAAACCCTGATACGCAATCTGATCCTCGGCTTTAAGGTCCGAACTGCGGGCTTTAAACCAGATCAGCCGCTGATTCGCGTGAAACCAAATAACAACGACCTTGAATTGACCAACGAATTCGAGCAGGCTCTTACCGATGTGTCGAACTTTTCTATGCAGGCCAATTTCATTGCCCAATATCCAGATCTGGCGCCGTACATACGTGCCGACATCCGCTCTTTCGCACCTACTCTTCCACCAAGTGTTTCCTTACCGCGTCCCACGCCTTCTCTGCCCGTCGGCACTCAAGCCTTGGAACCTGACACATTATGGCCTCAGCCTAGGCTCTTCTCCCAATCGACAATGCAGCATCCTCCAAATCCCCTATATTCATCACCCTACCTCTATCCTACAGAGGGTTACCGAAAGGAGCAGACGATGGTATGTCCGGGTTCAACGGTACCCATCATGGGTGGAAATAGGGACAACCAACCGCTCTTCACTCACTCATCCTTGGATTCTTTCAGTAATACCGGGAATGCAGAGACTCTTGACCTTTCCGGTCTCCAATCCGGGGATTATTTCGATCCTAATCTCCCCAGATCACTGCCTAGTTTTAATCCACCTGTCGTTGACAACCCCAGAGATCCATGTACTGCAGGATCTCTGGATCTCGATAGCTGGGATATGTTCGGCGGTGGGGATATCTTACAAATACCCCCCTCGCAGTAG
- a CDS encoding cytochrome P450 (predicted protein) has protein sequence MEVQYILGILHNLDLAIWAVLIFIAFVLVTQAHYKAQLAKLPTFETDKGNEKWRRTYSDSARMLYQEGHKKVGSYLFKDQAWIMPTSDGRKNVVVPGRLLSELSKLPETVLSFPTAINKVLEVKYTKVAPDEPFAPYCIKADLNPALSRLNPIIYREVENALEDEIPQCEDWTPVFIYRKLLNTVAKVSGRIFVGAELSHNKDYLDTAINYTIELGNAVQAVKQMKPWLRPFLAWKLPEVQQLNKREEMAIRFLEPIIQARREASKDPDTKSPMTCCSGSLLRRIVKMQLLVIFAGIHNTTVTATNVLYNLAVSPEYMQPLREEICKAISDNDGTLTSRALQQVEKLDSFMKETIRFYPQNSLPSRAKRGQYIPPGTSIEAPLQAIYQDDSNYPDSDTFAGFRFYKIRQGGGATVHARNQFVTSNEQNLVFGYGKHACPGRFLAAAEIKMIVSKILLTYGFKNADNWTERYSNYEVGRLNMPERAIPLLFRKTTAQDSSL, from the exons ATGGAAGTACAATACATTTTGGGGATTTTGCACAATCTTGATTTAGCCATCTGGGCTGTTCTCATTTTCATAGCCTTCGTCTTAGTTACTCAGGCTCACTACAAAGCCCAATTAGCCAAACTTCCTACTTTTGAGACTGACAAAGGTAATGAGAAATGGAGAAGGACTTATTCGGATTCGGCACGCATGCTCTATCAAGAAGGGCATAAAAAGGTCGGCTCCTACCTT TTCAAAGACCAAGCCTGGATCATGCCAACTTCAGATG GCCGTAAGAATGTCGTCGTGCCTGGTCGGCTTTTATCAGAGTTGAGTAAACTACCTGAAACGGTCCTAAGTTTCCCTACGGCAATTAACAAG GTATTAGAGGTTAAATACACTAAAGTTGCTCCTGATGAGCCATTTGCGCCTTACTGTATCAAGGCCGATTTGAATCCTGCTTTAT CTAGGCTGAACCCCATTATCTATCGGGAGGTTGAAAACGCTCTAGAAGACGAAATCCCACAATGCGAAGATTGGACACCGGTATTCATTTATCGGAAACTTTTGAATACAGTAGCGAAAGTGTCTGGGAGAATATTCGTTGGCGCGGAGCTTTCCCACAACAAAGATTACCTCGATACAGCGATCAACTACACCATCGAATTGGGCAATGCAGTACAAGCTGTCAAGCAAATGAAGCCCTGGCTTCGGCCCTTCCTGGCATGGAAGCTTCCAGAGGTCCAACAACTCAATAAGCGTGAGGAGATGGCAATACGATTCTTAGAGCCGATTATACAAGCTCGCCGCGAGGCCTCTAAGGATCCAGATACCAAAAGCCCGATGACATGCTGCAGTG GTTCACTCTTAAGACGCATCGTGAAAATGCAGCTTCTGGTAATATTCGCCGGGATCCATAACACGACGGTGACTGCAACCAACGTCTTATATAATCTCGCCGTTTCTCCCGAGTACATGCAGCCTCTGCGTGAAGAGATATGCAAGGCAATATCAGACAATGATGGGACGCTCACTTCACGTGCACTGCAACAGGTGGAAAAGCTTGACTCGTTCATGAAAGAGACAATTCGCTTCTACCCCCAGAACTCACTTCCTTCTCGCGCCAAACG CGGCCAATACATCCCACCAGGTACATCTATCGAAGCACCATTACAGGCCATATATCAAGATGATAGCAACTATCCCGACAGTGATACCTTCGCCGGTTTCCGATTCTACAAGATCCGGCAGGGCGGTGGGGCAACTGTACACGCTCGCAATCAATTCGTCACGTCCAACGAACAGAATCTCGTCTTTGGATATGGAAAGCATGCGTGTCCAGGAAGATTCTTAGCCGCTGCGGAGATCAAGATGATCGTTTCCAAAATACTTTTAACCTACGGTTTCAAAAATGCGGACAATTGGACGGAAAGATATTCGAATTATGAAGTTGGTCGACTA AATATGCCTGAAAGGGCCATTCCACTGCTCTTTAGGAAGACGACGGCACAAGACAGTAGTTTGTGA
- a CDS encoding uncharacterized protein (predicted protein), which translates to MFGLGSLLSFFFVFATCLAHPGSLANRAMVTPPSADPFYKPPSGYENTEPGTILRHRRVTNPIALIDPIKLKLAAAYQILYRSTDNWANATATVTTVLVPENANTSRLLSYQIPEDSSSVDCAPSYILQTGIDDSDILSKTGIQSHTVLFRAALEKGWIVSLPDHEGPKAAFLANRRAGHAVLDGIRAVLGSSGFTTVSPNASVAMWGYSGGSLATGFAAELQTTYAPDLDMIVGAALGGLIGDIEVVTYTVNKGPFVGLNFGGINGIAHEYPDIAALFEEQLVESKKAKFYDANHNCFLANIIKYPFQDLFSYFKDPSILSYPQMQQALKDNNLGQNPPKMPIFVYKGALDEISPVSSTEVVVSQYCAGGTVVNYKNVLTHEHILLQLDGFLEAFTWLEKRMDGEAMETDCSRTDELLPISEPGSLGVVVPTVEGVVSDVVGTVLG; encoded by the coding sequence ATGTTCGGGCTGGGATCCCtattatcattcttcttcgtcttcgcgACATGTCTCGCCCACCCTGGTAGTCTTGCCAATAGGGCTATGGTCACCCCGCCCAGTGCAGACCCCTTCTACAAACCCCCATCAGGATATGAGAACACAGAACCAGGAACCATCCTACGACACCGAAGGGTAACCAACCCGATAGCCCTAATTGACCCCATAAAGCTCAAACTGGCGGCTGCCTACCAGATATTGTACCGATCCACCGACAACTGGGCAAACGCCACAGCAACAGTCACCACAGTCCTTGTCCCAGAAAATGCGAACACCTCGAGACTCCTGTCGTATCAGATTCCAGAGGATTCATCTTCCGTCGACTGCGCTCCATCATACATCCTACAAACCGGCATAGACGACAGCGATATCCTTTCCAAAACGGGAATCCAGAGCCATACGGTTCTTTTCCGAGCGGCGCTAGAAAAGGGCTGGATTGTGAGTCTGCCGGATCATGAGGGTCCCAAGGCCGCCTTCTTGGCGAATCGTCGCGCTGGACATGCAGTTCTGGATGGCATTAGAGCCGTCCTTGGCTCTTCAGGTTTCACTACGGTCTCTCCCAACGCATCCGTGGCTATGTGGGGTTATTCCGGAGGAAGTCTGGCAACCGGATTCGCCGCTGAACTCCAGACAACCTACGCTCCCGATCTAGACATGATCGTTGGCGCAGCGCTTGGAGGGCTTATCGGCGATATTGAGGTCGTCACATATACAGTTAACAAGGGTCCGTTTGTGGGGCTAAACTTCGGGGGCATCAACGGCATAGCGCATGAATACCCCGACATCGCGGCATTGTTTGAGGAGCAGCTCGTCGAAAGCAAAAAGGCAAAGTTTTACGATGCGAACCACAACTGTTTCTTGGCAAATATCATTAAATACCCCTTCCAGGATCTTTTCTCCTACTTCAAGGATCCCAGCATCCTTAGTTATCCTCAGATGCAGCAGGCCTTAAAGGATAACAACCTCGGACAGAATCCGCCTAAAATGCCGATTTTCGTGTACAAGGGCGCTCTTGATGAGATTAGTCCTGTCAGCTCTACGGAAGTTGTTGTGTCGCAGTATTGTGCTGGCGGCACAGTGGTTAACTATAAGAATGTCTTGACGCACGAGCATATACTTCTGCAGCTAGATGGGTTTCTGGAAGCGTTTACTTGGCTAGAAAAGAGGATGGATGGCGAGGCTATGGAAACTGATTGTTCGCGGACTGATGAACTGTTACCGATCTCCGAGCCGGGCAGTCTGGGTGTAGTAGTGCCTACCGTTGAGGGTGTCGTTAGTGATGTGGTCGGCACGGTTCTCGGTTAA